The proteins below are encoded in one region of uncultured Cohaesibacter sp.:
- a CDS encoding DMT family transporter, with protein MNYHEKGLSYLLIAAALMSMDSVFIRLSGLQDFAPSLLFGVFSLISMLAVTRWREGKLLPLIKTGGIMLVISGAIMGISGTTFTLAVQKTTVANVLLISSLSPFFSAIFSWVFLRERIKLQTLAAIILSIFGMYIIVRGSLQSGGLVGDMLAILCVIAVSLNFVVWRKYSHLSRSLVVGAGGFFIALFSVGFVQPSDYDIGGVLIMMIMGLLSAPVGRMLMATATRLIPAPEVSLMSQIKIVIAPMVVWAIFGEVPSQATFIGGSLILLAALGHPLLTILMKRKSRLNEEPATT; from the coding sequence ATGAATTATCATGAAAAAGGTCTCAGCTATCTGCTGATCGCCGCCGCCCTGATGAGCATGGATTCCGTATTCATCCGCCTGTCAGGCCTGCAGGATTTCGCCCCCTCCCTGCTGTTCGGGGTCTTTTCGCTCATTTCCATGCTGGCTGTGACCAGATGGCGTGAAGGCAAGTTGCTGCCCCTGATCAAGACGGGCGGTATCATGCTTGTAATCTCGGGAGCGATCATGGGCATCAGCGGAACCACCTTCACTCTGGCGGTGCAGAAAACGACCGTTGCCAACGTCCTGTTGATTTCCAGCCTGTCCCCCTTCTTCTCAGCCATCTTCAGCTGGGTCTTCCTTAGGGAAAGGATCAAATTGCAGACACTCGCTGCAATCATTCTATCCATTTTCGGGATGTATATCATCGTGCGCGGATCGCTGCAGTCCGGAGGTCTGGTCGGCGACATGCTCGCCATTCTCTGCGTCATCGCAGTCTCGCTCAACTTTGTCGTCTGGCGCAAATATTCCCACCTCAGCAGATCGCTGGTGGTTGGCGCAGGTGGTTTCTTTATTGCCCTGTTCTCGGTCGGCTTTGTTCAGCCGTCCGACTATGACATCGGCGGCGTTCTCATCATGATGATCATGGGGCTTCTCTCCGCCCCGGTTGGCCGCATGCTGATGGCCACTGCCACAAGGCTCATTCCCGCCCCCGAAGTCAGCCTCATGTCCCAAATCAAGATTGTCATCGCCCCGATGGTGGTCTGGGCGATCTTTGGTGAAGTTCCCAGTCAGGCCACGTTCATAGGCGGCAGCCTCATTTTGCTGGCTGCACTCGGACATCCATTGCTGACCATCCTCATGAAGCGCAAGAGTCGTTTAAATGAAGAGCCCGCAACCACTTGA
- a CDS encoding TetR/AcrR family transcriptional regulator, which yields MSEKQRVKTRTILDAAERLFLDLGYVGTTMDAVANEAAVTKQTVYRYFPSKADLVAALVRGFDGEGARFTFGDETLEEELLRYGNAFLTRHMTARNLGFFRLMLAESREHAELGEIFRSQAQPKWHGVLSAFLADRLDAATVSVDEVAHLFHAMLSSPRTAVLMGNRPPLSEAEIASHTSLVVSVFLDGVCKTAKGS from the coding sequence ATGAGTGAAAAACAACGGGTCAAAACTCGAACCATCCTTGATGCCGCCGAGCGTCTGTTTCTGGACCTTGGCTATGTCGGGACAACTATGGATGCCGTGGCGAATGAGGCTGCTGTGACCAAGCAGACGGTCTATCGCTACTTTCCGTCAAAGGCTGATCTGGTTGCGGCGCTGGTTCGGGGCTTTGACGGGGAGGGAGCGAGGTTCACCTTCGGCGATGAGACGCTGGAGGAAGAGCTGTTGCGCTATGGCAACGCGTTTCTCACCCGCCACATGACGGCGCGCAATCTTGGCTTTTTTCGCCTCATGCTGGCGGAAAGCCGGGAGCATGCGGAACTTGGCGAGATTTTTCGCAGCCAAGCCCAGCCCAAATGGCATGGGGTATTATCGGCATTTCTGGCTGACCGGCTTGATGCTGCCACTGTCTCTGTAGACGAAGTCGCTCATCTGTTTCACGCCATGCTGTCGTCGCCGCGCACGGCGGTGCTGATGGGCAATCGTCCTCCGCTGTCCGAGGCAGAAATTGCTTCGCACACGTCGCTTGTGGTCTCGGTTTTTCTTGATGGGGTCTGCAAGACAGCCAAGGGGAGTTGA
- a CDS encoding glycosyl hydrolase family 65 protein, whose translation MKYGRFDDVAREYVITRPDTPLPWINYIGCQSYFGILSATAGGYSYYRDARLRRLTRGRYNNVPTDFGGRYIYLRDNADGDFWSPSWMPTQSELEDYSCRHGMGYSTISSKRNGIRSATRYFVPLDETLEIWQVTVSNERLVPADISLFSSVEFCLWEALDDATNFQRNLSTGQVEVEDGVIYHKTEYRERRNHFAYFACSEEIEGFDTQREDFLGAWRGWDKPLAVTEGRSRNSIAHGWSPMGSHHVKLTLGPGETRTVVFVLGYHENAKDQKFDPPGSQRLNKATVLPLIEKYTSIDAVEEAFAALGHHWDGLLNVYQVSSPDEHANRMVNIWNAYQCMATFNMSRSASSFESGIGRGLGFRDSNQDLLGFVHMVPSRARERILDIAATQLESGGAYHQYQPLTKKGNNDIGGDFNDDPHWLIIGVAAYLKETGDFSILDEPVMFDCQPGTEEPLYEHLKRSIQYALDRKGPHGLPLIGRADWNDCLNLNCFSDTPGESFQTTTSKDGKVAESVFIAGLMVLSARELADIAMASGREEDSYYYNTVSNDMKQTILEHGWDGGWFLRAYDDNGHKVGSHENDEGKIFIESQGFCVLAGVGLEDGKAATALESVAKHLATPHGIVLQQPAFSSYVIEYGEISTYPPGYKENAGIFCHNNPWVIIGEAMLGNGDRAFDYYTRICPSAREGISDVHRLEPYVYAQMIAGRDAPTHGEAKNSWLTGTAAWNYYTITQWIFGIRPEYSGLRVAPRIPERWTGFTVSRTFRGVTYEIVVTRKGAGNGVALSVDGVAIEGEIVPPPAEGVTFVRIEAVIG comes from the coding sequence ATGAAGTATGGCAGATTTGATGATGTCGCACGCGAGTATGTGATCACCCGACCCGACACGCCTCTTCCGTGGATCAACTATATCGGGTGCCAGAGCTATTTTGGCATTCTGTCGGCGACCGCTGGTGGTTATTCCTACTATCGCGATGCGCGCCTTCGCCGTCTGACACGTGGCCGCTACAACAATGTGCCGACGGATTTTGGCGGGCGCTATATCTATCTGCGCGACAATGCAGACGGGGATTTTTGGTCTCCGAGCTGGATGCCAACCCAGTCTGAGCTTGAAGACTATAGTTGCCGTCACGGGATGGGCTATTCCACCATCTCCTCCAAGCGCAATGGTATCCGTTCCGCCACCCGATATTTCGTGCCGCTTGATGAAACTCTCGAGATTTGGCAGGTCACCGTCTCCAACGAGCGCCTCGTCCCGGCTGATATCTCGCTGTTCTCGTCGGTGGAATTCTGCCTTTGGGAGGCGCTGGATGATGCGACCAACTTCCAGCGCAACCTGTCGACGGGGCAGGTCGAGGTCGAGGATGGCGTCATCTACCACAAAACCGAATATCGCGAACGCCGCAATCACTTTGCCTATTTCGCCTGCTCGGAAGAAATCGAGGGGTTTGATACCCAGCGCGAGGACTTCCTCGGCGCGTGGCGTGGCTGGGACAAGCCGTTGGCTGTCACTGAAGGACGTTCCCGCAATTCCATTGCACATGGCTGGTCGCCGATGGGCTCCCACCATGTCAAGCTGACGCTGGGGCCGGGCGAGACCCGCACGGTCGTCTTCGTTCTTGGCTATCACGAAAATGCCAAGGATCAGAAGTTTGACCCGCCGGGCTCCCAGCGTCTCAACAAGGCGACGGTTCTGCCGCTGATCGAGAAATATACCTCTATTGACGCGGTTGAGGAGGCTTTCGCCGCCCTTGGGCATCACTGGGACGGCTTGCTCAATGTCTATCAGGTGTCGAGCCCCGATGAGCATGCCAACCGCATGGTCAATATCTGGAATGCCTATCAGTGCATGGCGACCTTCAACATGTCGCGCTCGGCCTCGTCTTTTGAGTCCGGCATCGGGCGCGGTCTCGGCTTCCGCGATTCCAACCAGGATCTGCTCGGGTTCGTTCACATGGTGCCGTCGCGGGCGCGGGAGCGCATCCTCGATATCGCTGCGACCCAGCTCGAATCGGGCGGGGCCTATCATCAGTATCAGCCGCTCACCAAGAAGGGCAACAATGACATCGGTGGGGACTTCAACGATGATCCGCACTGGCTGATCATTGGTGTCGCTGCCTATCTGAAGGAAACCGGAGACTTTTCGATCCTTGACGAGCCGGTTATGTTCGATTGCCAGCCCGGAACCGAGGAACCGCTCTATGAGCATCTCAAGCGCTCCATCCAATATGCGCTTGATCGCAAGGGACCGCATGGTCTGCCCCTGATCGGTCGGGCGGACTGGAACGACTGTCTCAACCTCAATTGCTTCTCGGATACGCCGGGGGAAAGTTTCCAGACCACGACCAGCAAGGACGGCAAGGTCGCCGAGTCGGTCTTCATCGCCGGATTGATGGTACTGTCCGCCAGAGAGCTTGCCGACATCGCCATGGCGTCGGGGCGCGAAGAGGATTCCTACTATTACAATACCGTTTCAAACGACATGAAACAGACCATCCTTGAGCATGGCTGGGACGGGGGCTGGTTCCTTAGGGCCTACGATGACAATGGGCACAAGGTGGGCAGCCATGAGAATGATGAGGGCAAAATCTTCATCGAGTCGCAGGGCTTCTGCGTGCTGGCCGGGGTTGGGCTTGAAGATGGCAAGGCGGCCACGGCGCTCGAGTCTGTCGCCAAGCATCTGGCTACGCCGCATGGCATCGTGTTGCAGCAGCCTGCTTTCTCAAGCTATGTGATCGAGTATGGCGAGATCTCAACCTATCCGCCGGGATACAAGGAAAATGCCGGTATCTTCTGCCACAACAACCCTTGGGTCATCATCGGCGAAGCGATGCTGGGCAATGGTGATCGGGCATTCGACTATTACACCCGCATTTGCCCGTCTGCTCGCGAAGGCATATCTGATGTTCATCGTCTCGAGCCATATGTCTATGCTCAGATGATCGCAGGACGTGACGCACCAACGCACGGTGAGGCAAAGAACTCCTGGCTCACGGGCACGGCGGCGTGGAACTATTACACGATCACCCAGTGGATCTTCGGTATTCGGCCAGAATATTCCGGCTTGCGGGTTGCGCCACGCATTCCTGAGCGCTGGACCGGGTTCACCGTGTCGCGGACCTTCCGGGGTGTGACCTATGAGATTGTGGTCACGCGCAAGGGAGCGGGCAACGGGGTTGCCCTGTCGGTTGATGGCGTCGCCATCGAGGGCGAGATCGTTCCGCCTCCGGCTGAGGGGGTAACGTTTGTCCGCATCGAGGCGGTTATAGGCTGA